From the Bacillus tuaregi genome, one window contains:
- the cdaS gene encoding sporulation-specific diadenylate cyclase CdaS has product MEQKEQYMENLHRYMGHIESHINKVKAIMHEHDCCILTDLDQMQKLVSEAQNLAAVYYLQSYLAPYTKQYINLSLAVQHLSEKRHGALIAVERNAPLEPFIHNGTLIEADISHLLLETVFYPGNPLHDGGVVIRDGTIYSAGNIFPLTDTTYQHRKLGTRHRAAIGLSEQTDAVIIVVSEETGRISFAIDGQLFIVRASV; this is encoded by the coding sequence ATGGAACAAAAGGAACAGTACATGGAAAATTTACATCGATACATGGGGCATATTGAGTCTCATATTAATAAGGTAAAAGCAATTATGCATGAACATGATTGCTGTATTTTAACTGATCTTGATCAAATGCAAAAGCTTGTGTCTGAAGCCCAAAATCTTGCTGCTGTTTATTACCTGCAATCCTATTTAGCACCCTATACGAAGCAATATATCAACCTGTCATTAGCAGTTCAGCATCTATCAGAAAAACGGCACGGGGCCTTAATTGCTGTGGAACGCAATGCTCCATTAGAGCCGTTTATTCATAACGGGACGCTAATCGAGGCAGATATCAGTCATTTGCTACTCGAAACCGTGTTTTATCCTGGAAATCCGTTACATGATGGCGGGGTTGTGATTCGGGATGGTACAATTTATTCGGCAGGTAATATTTTTCCCCTGACAGATACTACTTATCAGCATCGAAAGCTTGGAACAAGACATCGTGCAGCTATTGGACTTTCTGAACAGACGGATGCTGTTATTATTGTGGTATCAGAGGAAACGGGGAGAATTTCTTTTGCTATAGACGGTCAATTATTTATCGTACGTGCAAGCGTGTAA
- the trpA gene encoding tryptophan synthase subunit alpha has translation MSRLEKALKSIKLGQEKAFVPYIMAGDGGLEVLEERICFLADCGATAVEIGIPFSDPVADGPVIQQAGIRALKAGTTIKKIMKTIESFRSRVDIPLIFMTYMNPILAYGKEAFITDCKRIGIDGLILPDLPIEEEQIISPLAQQAGIEIIRLVTLNSSDDRIHHISTKGHGGFLYAVTVNGITGARQGFHEELHKHLQRVKAISPLPVLAGFGISTPDHIKEMTQYCDGVIVGSKIVDLFEKKDQERIKKLIQTAKSVSV, from the coding sequence ATGAGTCGATTGGAAAAGGCACTGAAAAGTATAAAACTTGGACAGGAAAAGGCGTTTGTCCCCTATATTATGGCAGGGGATGGAGGTTTAGAGGTATTAGAGGAACGGATTTGCTTTTTAGCAGATTGCGGGGCTACAGCAGTTGAAATCGGTATTCCCTTCTCAGACCCGGTAGCGGATGGTCCGGTTATTCAACAGGCAGGGATCAGAGCATTAAAAGCAGGAACGACGATTAAGAAGATTATGAAGACAATTGAATCATTTCGTTCAAGAGTAGACATTCCTCTTATTTTTATGACGTATATGAATCCGATATTGGCATACGGAAAAGAGGCGTTTATCACAGATTGTAAAAGGATAGGAATCGATGGCTTGATTCTGCCTGATTTACCAATCGAGGAAGAGCAAATAATCAGTCCGCTTGCACAGCAGGCTGGAATTGAGATCATTCGGCTTGTAACCTTAAATAGCTCAGACGATAGAATTCATCATATTTCCACTAAAGGACACGGCGGCTTCTTATATGCTGTCACTGTAAATGGAATTACCGGTGCAAGACAAGGCTTTCATGAAGAACTCCATAAACATTTACAAAGAGTCAAAGCCATTTCGCCACTTCCGGTTTTAGCTGGATTTGGAATTTCTACCCCTGACCATATAAAGGAAATGACTCAATACTGTGATGGCGTGATTGTCGGTAGTAAGATTGTGGACTTATTTGAAAAAAAGGATCAAGAAAGAATCAAAAAGCTAATTCAAACCGCAAAATCGGTATCGGTATAA
- the trpB gene encoding tryptophan synthase subunit beta, which translates to MSTYTLPDSTGHFGPFGGRYIPETLMAAILELESEYKKASEDDEFHKQLSYLLKEYVGRETPLYFAENLTRKAGGAKIYLKREDLNHTGAHKINNTVGQALLAVRMGKRKIIAETGAGQHGVATATVCALLNLECIIFMGEEDIKRQQLNVFRMELLGAKVVSVTSGSKTLKDATNEALRYWVANVNDSHYIIGSVMGPHPFPMIVRDFQSVIGKETKEQYREKEGKLPDALIACIGGGSNSMGLFYPFIEDEEVKLYGVEAAGQGIDTAYHAASLTKGKPGVLHGAAMYLLQDEDGQIQEAHSISAGLDYPGVGPEHSYLKDLGRVQYDSITNAEALAALQTLSQVEGIIPALESSHAIAYALKLAPKMESNEGIVVCLSGRGDKDVEAVKAYLEGEN; encoded by the coding sequence TTCCTGAGACGTTAATGGCAGCCATTCTGGAATTAGAAAGTGAATATAAAAAAGCTAGCGAGGATGATGAATTTCATAAACAGCTTTCCTACTTGCTAAAGGAATACGTAGGACGTGAAACACCATTATATTTTGCGGAAAATCTAACAAGAAAAGCAGGTGGAGCAAAGATTTATTTGAAACGTGAAGATTTAAACCATACTGGTGCTCATAAAATTAATAATACAGTTGGGCAGGCGTTACTTGCCGTTCGAATGGGGAAAAGAAAAATTATTGCTGAAACAGGTGCAGGACAACATGGTGTGGCAACAGCAACGGTTTGTGCCCTTTTAAACTTAGAATGTATTATTTTTATGGGGGAAGAGGATATAAAGCGCCAGCAACTAAATGTATTTCGTATGGAGCTTTTAGGTGCGAAGGTGGTTAGTGTGACATCCGGAAGCAAAACCTTAAAGGATGCGACAAACGAAGCACTGCGTTACTGGGTTGCCAATGTTAATGATTCCCATTATATTATTGGATCCGTAATGGGGCCGCATCCTTTTCCGATGATTGTTCGTGATTTTCAGAGTGTGATAGGAAAAGAGACGAAAGAACAATACAGAGAAAAAGAGGGAAAGCTTCCAGATGCACTGATTGCCTGTATTGGTGGTGGCAGTAACTCGATGGGATTGTTTTATCCATTTATTGAAGATGAAGAAGTAAAATTGTACGGAGTTGAAGCTGCAGGACAGGGAATAGATACAGCGTACCATGCGGCTTCCTTGACAAAAGGAAAGCCAGGAGTCTTGCACGGGGCAGCGATGTACCTCTTGCAAGATGAAGATGGCCAAATTCAGGAGGCACATTCTATTTCTGCAGGGCTTGATTATCCAGGGGTTGGACCAGAGCATAGTTATTTAAAGGACCTAGGACGAGTTCAATATGATTCAATTACCAATGCTGAAGCTTTAGCTGCTCTACAAACTCTTTCGCAGGTAGAAGGAATTATCCCAGCATTGGAAAGCTCACATGCTATTGCCTACGCATTAAAGCTTGCACCAAAGATGGAATCGAATGAAGGGATTGTTGTTTGCTTGTCAGGTAGAGGGGATAAAGATGTAGAAGCCGTGAAAGCCTATTTGGAAGGAGAAAACTGA